A part of Myxococcus landrumus genomic DNA contains:
- a CDS encoding sulfurtransferase TusA family protein, with translation MDITERVDTSGAFCPMPILEIAKVMRRLSAGSLVELISTDRGLEADLPAWCEATGHELVRLERRGTSYVGFVRKVG, from the coding sequence ATGGACATCACCGAGCGCGTCGACACATCTGGGGCGTTCTGCCCCATGCCCATCCTGGAGATCGCGAAGGTGATGAGGCGCTTGTCCGCTGGCTCACTCGTGGAGCTCATCTCCACGGATCGCGGACTTGAGGCGGATCTTCCCGCCTGGTGTGAAGCGACGGGCCACGAGCTCGTCCGTCTGGAGCGCAGAGGGACGAGCTACGTCGGCTTTGTCCGCAAGGTGGGGTGA
- a CDS encoding glutaredoxin family protein produces MRVEIYSKPKCSLCDKAADIAEAVRARIPFELRLISILEDPALLERWRYEIPVVAINGVPTFKLRFTEAELEARLREVQGGMSVAKSDAQNG; encoded by the coding sequence ATGAGAGTCGAGATCTACTCGAAACCCAAATGCAGTCTTTGCGACAAGGCAGCCGACATCGCCGAGGCCGTCCGCGCTCGCATCCCCTTCGAGCTACGGCTCATCTCCATCCTGGAGGACCCGGCGCTGCTGGAGCGATGGCGCTACGAAATCCCCGTGGTCGCCATCAACGGGGTGCCCACCTTCAAACTTCGCTTCACCGAGGCCGAATTGGAGGCCCGGTTGCGTGAGGTCCAAGGTGGCATGTCGGTTGCTAAAAGCGACGCCCAGAATGGGTAG
- a CDS encoding GNAT family N-acetyltransferase encodes MTASLVLLGSGYTLTRLAVAQAQTGREVLAATRDASRREELQRAGARIVSLEDALLQTRDAHVVVSIPPEAGLDVAIAEALAARPPARLIYLSSTGVYGSARGAVDEDTPVDVAWPASLPRLESESRYLPLGAMVLRIAGIYGPGRGAHSRLLSGTLRVPDHGGRISRIHVDDLCAAILVALEHGAPGALYCVADDRAVPLEETAGWLARRLGLSPPPRVPLETLHESLRGDRAISNARLKHLGWTPRYPDYVAGFSAVLEAEGRTSAEGDIVLRPVLPEEAEALHALRLRALKEHPEAFGTSFVEESALSLDVVRARLVASDKQRVMGAYDGTRLVGMGGVRAEPRIKCAHKAVIWGMYVASEVRSRGVGRRLLQSLVTEARKLPGVEQLMLIVVASNASAHALYRSMGFQTYGVEPRALKIGGAYVDEELMVLRL; translated from the coding sequence ATGACAGCCTCCCTGGTCCTCCTGGGTTCCGGATACACGCTGACGCGGCTCGCGGTGGCGCAAGCGCAGACGGGGCGGGAGGTGCTCGCCGCCACGCGGGATGCCTCCCGGCGCGAGGAGCTCCAGCGCGCGGGGGCTCGCATCGTGTCGCTCGAGGATGCGCTGCTCCAGACGCGCGACGCGCACGTCGTCGTGTCCATTCCACCCGAGGCCGGGCTCGATGTGGCCATCGCCGAGGCGCTCGCGGCGCGGCCCCCGGCGCGACTCATCTACTTGTCCTCCACCGGTGTCTACGGCTCCGCGCGCGGCGCCGTGGACGAGGACACCCCGGTGGATGTCGCCTGGCCCGCGTCGCTCCCTCGCCTGGAGTCGGAGTCGCGCTACCTGCCGTTGGGCGCGATGGTGCTGCGCATCGCGGGCATCTACGGCCCGGGCCGCGGCGCGCACTCCCGCTTGTTGTCGGGGACGCTCCGGGTGCCGGACCACGGCGGGCGCATCTCGCGAATCCACGTGGACGACCTGTGCGCGGCCATCCTCGTCGCGTTGGAGCACGGCGCTCCGGGGGCGCTCTATTGCGTGGCGGATGACCGCGCAGTGCCGCTCGAGGAGACGGCGGGTTGGCTTGCGCGCCGGTTGGGCCTGTCGCCCCCGCCGCGAGTCCCGCTGGAGACGCTGCACGAGTCCCTGCGCGGCGACCGCGCCATCTCCAACGCCCGGCTCAAGCACCTGGGGTGGACGCCTCGCTATCCGGACTACGTCGCGGGTTTCTCCGCGGTGCTGGAGGCCGAGGGCCGCACGAGCGCCGAGGGCGACATCGTCCTCCGTCCGGTGCTGCCCGAGGAGGCGGAGGCGCTGCACGCCCTGCGGCTGCGCGCGTTGAAGGAGCACCCCGAGGCGTTCGGGACGTCATTCGTGGAGGAGTCGGCGCTCTCGCTCGACGTGGTGCGCGCCCGGCTGGTGGCCAGCGACAAGCAGCGGGTGATGGGCGCCTACGACGGGACGCGGCTGGTGGGCATGGGCGGAGTTCGCGCGGAGCCCCGCATCAAGTGTGCGCACAAGGCCGTCATCTGGGGCATGTACGTGGCCTCGGAGGTCCGCTCGCGCGGCGTGGGCCGGCGCCTGCTCCAGTCCCTCGTGACGGAGGCCCGCAAGCTTCCCGGAGTCGAGCAGCTCATGCTCATCGTGGTCGCCAGCAACGCCTCCGCCCACGCGCTGTACCGCTCCATGGGCTTCCAGACCTATGGCGTCGAGCCTCGGGCCCTGAAGATTGGCGGGGCCTATGTCGACGAGGAGCTGATGGTGTTGCGGCTCTGA
- a CDS encoding penicillin-binding transpeptidase domain-containing protein, translating to MTIRRRFLSAAALCPLALLLGANGPAPEEAPPTTGSPVAASSPAPSAESLPVGATPGVTPAHADGASLGSATAAEPGPQQGAGAHGGEQAAPAVAAVEPGMVPPSPVPSRLTAPPMAKLQSMPRGLDLLARAKLQGERLVVKEKDGQERVLTVDPVLQASLTKILRDYAVPYGAAVVLEPSTGRVLALAEHSEAQPDLRGLPYRAVFPAASIFKIVTGSALLEAGVTPSMEECFHGGKRRLTERNLEDTERDGACYSLALAMGKSANVVFAKLTQKHLTADSLRRMAARFRFNREIAFPVPMDVSLAAVPEEGFDLANTGAGFGDIYLSPLHGALMASVAANDGRWVDPVLVEPPQGSPLLAAEGERVLEPAAAKALTDMLEETVTHGTARAVFRERAFRVDNAVGKTGTLADRSPFRDYSWFVGFAPRDNPRVAVAALIVNDPKWRIRGTWLGREALRLGLQRVPAPLEVTAPAASAGTP from the coding sequence ATGACGATTCGCCGCCGATTCCTGTCCGCCGCCGCGCTGTGCCCCCTCGCCCTGCTCCTGGGCGCCAACGGCCCCGCGCCTGAAGAGGCACCTCCGACAACGGGGAGCCCCGTGGCGGCGTCGTCTCCCGCGCCCTCCGCCGAGAGTCTCCCGGTCGGCGCGACCCCCGGTGTGACTCCGGCTCACGCGGACGGCGCGAGCCTTGGAAGCGCCACCGCCGCCGAACCCGGCCCGCAACAGGGCGCGGGGGCGCACGGCGGCGAGCAGGCGGCCCCCGCCGTGGCCGCGGTCGAACCTGGGATGGTGCCTCCGTCGCCCGTGCCCTCGCGGCTGACGGCTCCGCCCATGGCGAAGCTGCAATCCATGCCTCGGGGCCTGGACCTCCTGGCCCGCGCGAAGCTCCAGGGCGAGCGGCTGGTGGTGAAGGAGAAGGACGGCCAGGAGCGGGTGCTCACCGTGGACCCGGTGCTCCAGGCATCGCTGACCAAGATTCTCCGCGACTACGCGGTGCCCTATGGCGCCGCCGTGGTGCTGGAGCCGTCGACGGGGCGGGTGCTGGCGCTCGCGGAGCACTCGGAGGCGCAGCCGGACCTGCGGGGCTTGCCCTATCGCGCGGTGTTCCCCGCCGCGAGCATCTTCAAGATTGTCACCGGCAGCGCGCTGCTGGAGGCGGGGGTCACGCCGTCCATGGAGGAGTGCTTCCACGGCGGCAAGCGCCGGCTCACCGAGCGGAACCTCGAGGACACCGAGCGCGACGGGGCCTGCTATTCGCTGGCGCTCGCCATGGGCAAGAGCGCCAACGTCGTCTTCGCCAAGCTGACGCAGAAGCACCTCACCGCGGACTCGCTGCGGCGCATGGCGGCGCGCTTCCGCTTCAACCGGGAGATTGCCTTCCCGGTGCCCATGGACGTGTCGCTCGCCGCCGTGCCGGAAGAGGGCTTCGACCTGGCCAACACCGGCGCGGGCTTTGGCGACATCTACCTGTCGCCGCTGCACGGCGCGCTCATGGCCTCGGTCGCGGCCAATGACGGCCGGTGGGTGGACCCCGTGCTGGTGGAGCCGCCGCAGGGCAGCCCGCTCCTGGCCGCCGAGGGCGAGCGCGTGCTGGAGCCCGCGGCCGCCAAGGCGCTCACCGACATGCTGGAGGAGACCGTCACCCACGGCACCGCGCGAGCCGTGTTCCGGGAGCGCGCCTTCCGCGTGGACAACGCGGTGGGCAAGACGGGCACCCTCGCGGACCGCAGTCCCTTTCGCGACTACTCGTGGTTCGTGGGCTTCGCGCCTCGGGACAACCCTCGCGTCGCCGTGGCCGCGCTCATCGTCAATGACCCGAAGTGGCGCATCCGTGGCACCTGGCTGGGACGCGAGGCCTTGCGGCTGGGGTTGCAGCGTGTGCCCGCGCCGCTCGAGGTCACCGCGCCCGCCGCCTCCGCGGGCACCCCCTGA
- a CDS encoding ABC transporter ATP-binding protein, translated as MSDAAIELFGVSKRFGPKVAVSGVSFTVPRGVVYGLIGPNGAGKTTTFSMMCGYLYPSEGSLKVMDVDPSTPGALKGRLGALPQDAVLPPGWEVGALLMYWARLSGLASPEKEAREALEQVGLMEAWNVQTQALSHGMAKRTAMAQALMGRPPLVLLDEPTAGLDPRIAAQVRQVIKDMKGKQTVVVSSHNLQELEELCDAAAILDKGVLAQAGSMSELTGLGAEFRVQIARGTVIPPELTALADVTDARMEGEHILVVRFGGNAKPEEVISRVVAHLLQTGVLILGVSQGRRLEDRVLQLL; from the coding sequence GTGAGCGACGCGGCCATCGAGTTGTTCGGCGTTTCCAAGCGCTTCGGTCCCAAGGTCGCGGTCAGCGGCGTCAGCTTCACCGTGCCGCGCGGCGTGGTGTATGGCCTCATCGGCCCGAACGGCGCCGGGAAGACCACCACCTTCTCCATGATGTGCGGCTACCTCTACCCTTCCGAGGGCTCGCTCAAGGTCATGGACGTGGACCCCTCCACGCCAGGTGCCCTCAAGGGGAGGCTCGGCGCGCTGCCGCAGGACGCGGTGCTTCCCCCAGGCTGGGAAGTGGGCGCGCTGCTGATGTACTGGGCCCGGCTGTCCGGCCTCGCGTCTCCCGAAAAAGAGGCCCGCGAAGCGCTGGAGCAGGTGGGGCTGATGGAAGCCTGGAACGTGCAGACCCAGGCCCTCAGCCACGGCATGGCCAAGCGGACGGCCATGGCCCAGGCGCTGATGGGCCGCCCCCCGCTGGTGCTGCTGGACGAGCCCACCGCGGGACTGGACCCACGCATCGCCGCGCAGGTGCGTCAGGTCATCAAGGACATGAAGGGCAAGCAGACCGTCGTGGTCTCCAGCCACAACCTCCAGGAACTGGAGGAGCTGTGCGACGCGGCGGCCATCCTCGACAAGGGCGTGCTGGCGCAGGCCGGCTCCATGTCCGAGCTGACCGGCCTGGGCGCGGAGTTCCGCGTGCAAATTGCCCGTGGCACTGTCATTCCCCCAGAGCTCACGGCCCTCGCGGATGTCACCGACGCGCGCATGGAGGGTGAACACATCCTGGTGGTGCGCTTCGGAGGGAACGCAAAGCCCGAGGAGGTCATCAGCCGCGTGGTCGCCCACCTCCTCCAGACGGGGGTCCTCATCCTGGGCGTCAGCCAGGGGCGGCGGCTCGAGGACCGCGTTCTTCAGTTGCTCTAG
- a CDS encoding ABC transporter permease, with protein MDGLKETLVIWSAELRRAMRSGRAAVLLGLYSMFTALVLLVIGWIAREIRNAVNQQLANAGADMDAPVRIAEEGRKGILGFLIGKDTALLEALAQVPIEVLLVFKVTLFFLPAYVALMGFDQISGEVGPRSMRYLTVRARRSSVLLGKFLAQASLLLGLVLIIDLAIFTFASITNPDFGFAAMSLNLIKFWLAAIVFSLSYVALTTLCSSLFRSPAVSLVFNFILLFVFWLMDTVGKFVSDESALRGLRYLSPSFYASNLLHPKLTEFGVSGAAYAGFATIFLLGAYGALRARDL; from the coding sequence TTGGACGGACTGAAAGAAACCCTGGTCATCTGGAGCGCCGAGCTTCGCCGGGCCATGCGCAGTGGCCGAGCGGCGGTGCTGCTCGGGCTCTACAGCATGTTCACCGCGCTGGTGCTGCTGGTTATTGGATGGATTGCGCGTGAGATCCGCAACGCGGTGAATCAGCAGTTGGCGAACGCGGGCGCCGACATGGATGCCCCCGTGCGCATCGCCGAGGAGGGGCGCAAGGGCATCCTCGGGTTCCTCATCGGCAAGGACACCGCGCTGCTCGAGGCGCTCGCGCAGGTCCCCATCGAGGTGCTGCTCGTCTTCAAGGTCACCCTCTTCTTCCTCCCCGCCTACGTGGCGCTGATGGGGTTTGATCAGATCAGTGGAGAAGTGGGCCCGCGCTCCATGCGCTACCTGACGGTGCGCGCGCGGCGCTCCTCGGTCCTCCTGGGCAAGTTCCTGGCCCAGGCCTCGCTGCTCCTGGGCCTGGTGCTCATCATCGACCTGGCGATCTTCACCTTCGCGAGCATCACCAACCCGGACTTCGGCTTCGCGGCCATGAGCTTGAACCTCATCAAGTTCTGGCTGGCCGCCATCGTCTTCTCGCTGTCGTACGTGGCCCTCACCACGTTGTGCTCCAGCCTCTTCCGCAGCCCCGCGGTCAGCCTGGTGTTCAACTTCATCCTCCTGTTCGTCTTCTGGTTGATGGACACGGTGGGCAAGTTCGTGAGCGACGAGAGCGCGCTGCGCGGGCTGCGCTACCTGTCGCCGTCCTTCTACGCGTCGAACCTCCTGCACCCGAAGCTCACCGAGTTTGGCGTCAGCGGCGCGGCCTACGCGGGCTTCGCGACCATCTTCTTGCTGGGTGCCTATGGCGCCCTGCGCGCGAGGGACCTGTGA
- a CDS encoding DsbA family protein yields MKPNIIVALLVGLVLGFVGGRVYSGASPKAETKPAAQAGQANNARRPVDPTVFKVPIDGSPSRGNADALVTLVEFSDYECPFCSRANATVEKLEQDYGKKLRVVMKQNPLSFHPRAKPAALAALAAGEQGKYWEMHGKLFANQKKLDDVSLEQFARELGLDLDKWKADLANPKFSDIIQKEQALSNQLGATGTPAFFINGRFLSGAQPIDNFKALIDEELTKAEALVKSGVPAGQVYAKIIEKGAERAAPKAAPQQPPPAVRKIDVPANSASFGPATAKVTIVEWSDFECPFCSRAVPTLQQIKKEYAKDVRVVFRHQPLSFHANAKPAAEASEAALEQGRFWEYHDKLFANQKALDRASLEKYAQELGLNVAKFKSALDSGKFRAKVEADAAAGAAVGANGTPTFFVNGREVVGAQPFDSFKRMIDEEIAKADKLLAAGTKPEELYAKLNAENVANAPAAPPAGAPAEPPVQKVEVGNSPVKGPANAPITIVAFSDFECPFCSRVVPTLKQVEEQYAGKVKIAFRNQPLPMHPNAKPAAAAALAAHEQGKFWEMHDKLFANQRALDRTSLEKYAQELGLNVTKFKAALDSNKFGPQIDADAADANRLGATGTPTFFINGRTVVGAQPLTEFKRVIDEELKKAGAVAADRK; encoded by the coding sequence ATGAAGCCCAATATCATCGTGGCCCTGCTGGTCGGCCTCGTGCTTGGTTTCGTTGGCGGCCGCGTCTACAGCGGCGCGTCCCCGAAGGCAGAAACCAAGCCGGCCGCTCAAGCAGGTCAAGCCAACAACGCGCGCCGTCCGGTAGACCCCACCGTGTTCAAGGTGCCCATCGACGGTTCCCCCAGCCGGGGCAACGCCGATGCACTTGTCACCCTGGTCGAGTTCTCCGACTACGAGTGCCCCTTCTGCAGCCGCGCCAACGCGACGGTGGAGAAGCTGGAGCAGGACTACGGCAAGAAGCTGCGCGTCGTGATGAAGCAGAACCCGCTCTCCTTCCACCCGCGCGCCAAGCCCGCGGCCCTCGCGGCCCTCGCGGCCGGTGAGCAGGGGAAGTACTGGGAGATGCACGGCAAGCTCTTCGCCAACCAGAAGAAGCTGGATGACGTGTCGCTGGAGCAGTTCGCGCGCGAGCTCGGGCTGGACCTGGACAAGTGGAAGGCCGACCTGGCCAACCCGAAGTTCTCCGACATCATCCAGAAGGAGCAGGCGCTCTCCAACCAGCTGGGCGCCACGGGCACCCCGGCCTTCTTCATCAACGGCCGCTTCCTCTCCGGCGCGCAGCCCATCGACAACTTCAAGGCCCTCATCGACGAGGAGCTCACCAAGGCCGAGGCCCTGGTGAAGAGCGGCGTCCCCGCCGGCCAGGTGTACGCGAAGATCATCGAGAAGGGCGCCGAGCGCGCCGCTCCGAAGGCCGCGCCCCAGCAGCCGCCCCCGGCTGTCCGCAAGATTGACGTCCCCGCGAACTCGGCCTCGTTCGGCCCGGCCACCGCGAAGGTGACCATCGTCGAGTGGTCCGACTTCGAGTGCCCCTTCTGCAGCCGCGCGGTCCCCACGCTGCAGCAGATCAAGAAGGAGTACGCGAAGGACGTGCGTGTGGTGTTCCGTCACCAGCCGCTGTCCTTCCACGCGAACGCCAAGCCCGCCGCCGAGGCCTCCGAGGCCGCGCTGGAGCAGGGCCGCTTCTGGGAGTACCACGACAAGCTCTTCGCCAATCAGAAGGCGCTGGACCGGGCCTCCCTGGAGAAGTACGCGCAGGAGCTGGGTCTGAACGTCGCCAAGTTCAAGAGCGCGCTCGACTCCGGCAAGTTCCGCGCGAAGGTGGAGGCGGACGCCGCCGCTGGCGCCGCGGTGGGTGCGAACGGCACGCCGACGTTCTTCGTCAACGGCCGTGAGGTCGTGGGTGCGCAGCCCTTCGACAGCTTCAAGCGGATGATCGACGAGGAGATCGCCAAGGCCGACAAGCTGCTGGCCGCTGGCACCAAGCCCGAGGAGCTCTACGCGAAGCTGAACGCGGAGAACGTCGCCAACGCTCCGGCCGCGCCTCCCGCGGGTGCGCCCGCCGAGCCGCCGGTCCAGAAGGTGGAGGTCGGCAACTCGCCGGTGAAGGGTCCCGCTAACGCGCCCATCACCATCGTCGCCTTCTCCGACTTCGAGTGCCCGTTCTGCAGCCGCGTGGTGCCCACGCTCAAGCAGGTCGAGGAGCAGTACGCCGGCAAGGTGAAGATTGCCTTCCGCAACCAGCCGCTGCCCATGCACCCGAACGCCAAGCCCGCCGCCGCCGCCGCCCTGGCCGCGCACGAGCAGGGCAAGTTCTGGGAGATGCACGACAAGCTCTTCGCCAACCAGCGCGCCCTGGACCGCACGTCCCTGGAGAAGTACGCGCAGGAGCTGGGCCTGAATGTCACCAAGTTCAAGGCCGCCCTGGACTCGAACAAGTTCGGCCCGCAGATCGACGCGGACGCCGCGGACGCCAACCGTCTGGGCGCCACGGGCACCCCGACGTTCTTCATCAATGGCCGCACCGTCGTGGGCGCGCAGCCCCTGACGGAGTTCAAGCGCGTCATCGACGAGGAGCTGAAGAAGGCCGGCGCGGTGGCGGCGGACCGGAAGTAG
- a CDS encoding sigma-54-dependent transcriptional regulator: MDRIAVLVVDDEESVRTFLSELLGGAGYQVRCASSGAQALEMLAGGSFDAVLLDVVMPEMSGLEVLRRYRGQGGTAPVVVLSGLTGADDAVRAMKMGASDYLSKPLGNDDLQDALARALGARAPERQAVVQGVGPRPVVDAAADARVLISTSPAMRRARALVERIANENVPVLLLGESGTGKEVIAREIHARSQRRGRPFIKVNCAALPGELLESELFGHERGAFTGATAEKPGKFELADEGTIFLDEIGEMAIRLQAKLLQVLQDEEFFRVGGKKSVRVDSRVVVATNRDLEKEIALGNFREDLYYRLNVVAIRLPPLRERREDVVPLTDHFLKKYGRQYITGVSELPTEVLQAFADYDWPGNVRELENMVRRLCVLKDPTLVLDELHAEGRAPASAPSLPTAYGGDDGGYSSPGRSMEDSGRMPSVPSAQVLEMPSRASGAVSSVGSASPAPHVAPLEPVNSVIPAPRYVNPFDVPQPPPPPPPSGELSLKDIGKRAAMLAEREAILAMLQRTAWNKRRAAGKLRISYKALLYKIKECGIIDPRASAEL; this comes from the coding sequence ATGGATCGGATCGCGGTGCTGGTGGTGGATGACGAGGAGTCGGTTCGCACCTTCCTGTCCGAGCTGCTCGGCGGTGCGGGGTATCAAGTCCGCTGTGCGTCGAGTGGTGCGCAGGCGCTGGAGATGCTCGCGGGAGGCTCCTTCGACGCGGTGTTGCTCGACGTGGTGATGCCGGAGATGAGTGGCTTGGAGGTGCTCCGTCGCTACCGGGGGCAGGGGGGCACCGCCCCCGTGGTGGTGCTCAGCGGCCTGACGGGCGCGGATGACGCCGTGCGTGCCATGAAGATGGGCGCCAGCGACTACCTCTCCAAGCCGTTGGGCAATGACGACCTGCAGGACGCGCTGGCGCGGGCCCTGGGGGCGCGGGCTCCGGAGCGTCAGGCGGTGGTGCAGGGGGTGGGGCCTCGGCCCGTGGTGGACGCGGCGGCGGATGCGCGGGTGCTCATCTCCACGTCCCCCGCCATGCGCAGGGCGCGTGCGCTGGTGGAGCGCATCGCGAACGAGAACGTCCCGGTGCTGCTGCTGGGAGAGTCCGGCACGGGCAAGGAGGTCATCGCGCGGGAGATTCACGCACGCAGCCAGCGCCGGGGCCGGCCCTTCATCAAGGTGAACTGCGCGGCGCTGCCCGGTGAGTTGTTGGAGAGCGAGCTGTTTGGCCACGAGCGCGGCGCCTTCACGGGGGCCACCGCGGAGAAGCCCGGCAAGTTCGAGTTGGCGGACGAAGGCACCATCTTCCTGGACGAGATTGGCGAGATGGCCATCCGGCTCCAGGCCAAGCTGCTCCAGGTGCTCCAGGACGAAGAGTTCTTCCGCGTGGGCGGCAAGAAGAGCGTGCGCGTGGACAGCCGCGTGGTGGTGGCCACCAACCGCGACCTGGAGAAGGAAATCGCGCTGGGCAACTTCCGTGAGGACCTCTACTACCGCCTCAACGTGGTGGCCATCCGCCTGCCGCCCCTGCGCGAGCGGCGCGAGGACGTGGTGCCGCTGACGGACCACTTCCTCAAGAAGTATGGCCGCCAGTACATCACCGGCGTCTCGGAGCTGCCGACGGAGGTGCTGCAGGCCTTCGCCGACTACGACTGGCCGGGCAACGTGCGCGAACTGGAGAACATGGTACGCCGGCTGTGCGTGCTGAAGGACCCGACGCTGGTGCTCGATGAGCTCCACGCGGAAGGGCGTGCCCCGGCGAGCGCGCCGTCCCTGCCCACCGCGTATGGCGGGGATGATGGTGGCTACTCCAGCCCGGGCCGCTCGATGGAGGATTCTGGCCGCATGCCCTCCGTTCCCTCGGCGCAGGTGCTGGAGATGCCCTCCCGGGCGTCTGGCGCCGTGTCGTCCGTGGGCTCGGCGTCGCCCGCACCTCACGTCGCGCCTCTGGAGCCGGTGAACTCCGTCATCCCGGCGCCGCGCTACGTCAATCCCTTCGACGTGCCCCAGCCGCCGCCGCCTCCTCCTCCTTCGGGAGAGCTGTCGTTGAAGGACATCGGCAAACGCGCGGCGATGCTGGCCGAGCGCGAGGCCATCCTCGCGATGCTCCAGCGCACGGCGTGGAACAAGCGTCGCGCGGCCGGCAAGCTGCGCATCAGCTACAAGGCGCTGCTCTACAAAATCAAGGAGTGCGGCATCATCGACCCGCGCGCCAGCGCCGAGCTGTAG
- a CDS encoding DUF4388 domain-containing protein: MRGLTGDFSTMPLKDLVVYLGNRRATGSLRVERGEVRKQWVLREGQVICASSNQPREYFGQFLINMGHLTAAQLEKAFATQTQSRVFLGKVLATSGVVPEAMVRSTLSHKFREMLLDAFHWQEGEFTFESSDTAPDIAGLDVEVDLVDIHREGEFRETAWEAIRAVFPSGGTRLSVDERKLPERKPGSMDERIIQHIHDGLSIDGMARALHATDFFLYQRLYALYRLDAVKVSDEAPVPVTAAVVEEEKDDTGVIGSESSSDEVLQAAQLFLDAGNTRDGEALARRAHEMSPTAQSAALLKTAQEKLLSELRRELMDAPQVPALLVAPSNLKSLQLTAPERYLLSRVDGRRDVAAIVHVSPLQELEALKFFHGFVNMGLVKLTAR, encoded by the coding sequence ATGCGTGGGTTGACTGGTGACTTTTCGACGATGCCCCTCAAGGACCTCGTCGTCTACCTCGGGAACCGTCGAGCCACCGGCTCGCTGAGGGTGGAGCGCGGAGAGGTCCGCAAGCAATGGGTGCTCCGCGAGGGGCAGGTCATCTGCGCCAGCTCCAACCAGCCTCGGGAGTATTTTGGACAATTCCTCATCAACATGGGGCACCTGACGGCCGCCCAGCTCGAGAAGGCCTTCGCCACCCAGACGCAGTCACGCGTGTTCCTGGGCAAGGTGTTGGCGACCTCGGGCGTGGTGCCGGAGGCCATGGTGCGCTCGACGCTGAGCCACAAGTTCCGGGAGATGCTGCTGGATGCCTTCCATTGGCAGGAAGGCGAGTTCACCTTCGAGTCCTCCGACACGGCGCCGGACATCGCCGGCCTCGACGTGGAGGTGGACCTGGTGGACATCCACCGCGAAGGCGAGTTCCGGGAGACGGCGTGGGAGGCCATCCGCGCGGTGTTCCCCTCTGGTGGAACGCGGTTGTCCGTCGACGAGCGCAAGCTGCCGGAGCGCAAGCCCGGGAGCATGGATGAGCGCATCATCCAGCACATCCACGACGGGCTGAGCATCGACGGAATGGCCCGGGCACTCCACGCGACGGACTTCTTCCTCTACCAGCGGCTGTACGCGCTCTACCGGTTGGACGCGGTGAAGGTGTCCGACGAAGCCCCGGTGCCCGTCACCGCCGCGGTGGTGGAGGAAGAGAAGGACGACACGGGGGTCATCGGCTCGGAGTCGTCCTCCGACGAGGTGCTCCAGGCGGCGCAGCTCTTCCTCGACGCGGGCAACACGCGAGACGGAGAGGCCCTCGCCCGGCGCGCGCACGAGATGTCCCCCACGGCCCAGTCCGCGGCGCTCCTCAAGACGGCGCAGGAGAAGCTCCTGTCCGAGCTGCGTCGGGAGCTGATGGACGCGCCCCAGGTGCCGGCGCTGCTGGTGGCGCCCTCGAACCTGAAGAGTCTCCAGCTCACGGCGCCGGAGCGCTACCTGCTGTCCCGCGTGGATGGCCGGCGCGACGTCGCCGCCATCGTCCATGTGTCACCGCTGCAGGAGTTGGAAGCGCTCAAGTTCTTCCACGGCTTCGTGAACATGGGCCTGGTGAAGCTCACCGCGCGGTAG
- a CDS encoding GGDEF domain-containing protein yields MGVRRKRVGKAGQPPTVLLVEPRADDLERTRMLLGEAGFRVVPVTRFDAAVPLFEVIQPDAVLLAAQAPDYAAMQVARRLKQLSRGSVPLLYLVDSGDAGVYQYCLEKGQCVDVAPRAGSGAELTVKLHAQLRLKAAVLRTAAGEEEDTALALHDPVTGLYNRPFLLALLGLEVRRCERYGGTFSVVAAEVSGWSAMRKDAGRGMAERLLVYSAVVLGQTVREADAVARVGECQFAVMLPGTPAEAVPVMLSRVAARFESARFQVEGRVVRTSLALGAVSFPDTVGTPHQLLNAAQQEMRRTREFRRLAGAMARVSV; encoded by the coding sequence GTGGGCGTGAGGCGCAAGCGGGTGGGGAAGGCGGGGCAGCCTCCCACCGTGCTGCTTGTCGAGCCACGGGCGGACGACCTGGAACGGACGCGGATGCTTCTGGGGGAGGCTGGCTTCCGGGTGGTTCCCGTGACGCGCTTCGACGCGGCCGTCCCTCTGTTCGAGGTCATCCAACCCGATGCGGTCCTCCTGGCGGCGCAGGCCCCCGACTACGCGGCCATGCAGGTGGCCCGGCGACTGAAGCAGCTCAGCCGGGGCTCCGTGCCCTTGCTCTACCTGGTGGATTCGGGCGACGCCGGTGTCTACCAGTACTGTCTGGAGAAGGGGCAGTGCGTGGATGTGGCGCCCCGGGCGGGCAGCGGGGCGGAGCTGACGGTGAAGCTGCACGCGCAGCTGCGCTTGAAGGCCGCCGTGCTGCGGACCGCCGCGGGGGAAGAAGAGGACACGGCGCTGGCGCTGCACGACCCGGTGACGGGGCTCTACAACCGCCCCTTCCTGCTCGCGCTCCTGGGGCTGGAGGTCCGCCGGTGTGAGCGCTACGGCGGGACGTTCTCCGTGGTGGCGGCGGAAGTGAGTGGTTGGAGCGCGATGCGCAAGGACGCCGGGCGCGGCATGGCGGAGCGGCTCCTGGTCTACAGCGCGGTGGTGCTCGGTCAGACGGTGCGCGAGGCGGACGCGGTCGCGAGGGTGGGGGAGTGCCAGTTCGCGGTGATGCTGCCGGGCACTCCCGCGGAGGCGGTGCCGGTGATGCTGTCGCGGGTGGCGGCACGCTTCGAGTCGGCGCGCTTCCAGGTGGAGGGTCGGGTGGTGCGCACGTCGCTGGCCCTGGGGGCGGTGAGTTTTCCGGACACGGTGGGGACTCCCCACCAGCTCCTGAACGCGGCCCAGCAGGAGATGCGGCGCACGCGTGAGTTTCGTCGACTGGCCGGGGCCATGGCCCGGGTCTCGGTTTGA